The following proteins are encoded in a genomic region of Aliiroseovarius sp. F47248L:
- a CDS encoding DUF5333 domain-containing protein has protein sequence MMKLRTFACTTALVAAATTATAASVDYSMLREDSRMHNELLGASIAYLIDENCPTLKLRKFRLLNKAFSLRKHAMTLGYSSKEVMAYVESKTEQNRFRAIAEPILAKRGVKAGDDESYCTVGRAEIKQGSFAGSLLYES, from the coding sequence TGCTGCCGCAACAACAGCCACGGCCGCTTCGGTAGATTATTCAATGCTGCGCGAAGACAGCCGGATGCATAATGAATTGTTGGGCGCGTCGATTGCCTATCTGATTGACGAAAACTGCCCGACATTGAAGTTGCGGAAATTTCGTCTTCTGAATAAAGCGTTTTCGTTGCGCAAACATGCGATGACGCTTGGCTATTCTTCGAAAGAAGTGATGGCTTATGTGGAAAGCAAGACCGAACAAAACCGTTTTCGCGCGATCGCAGAACCGATCTTGGCCAAGCGCGGGGTGAAGGCGGGCGATGATGAAAGCTACTGCACGGTTGGACGGGCAGAGATCAAACAGGGCTCCTTTGCTGGATCGTTACTTTACGAAAGCTAG